Within Anguilla anguilla isolate fAngAng1 chromosome 11, fAngAng1.pri, whole genome shotgun sequence, the genomic segment ATCTGAATAAAACTGACAGGCACACTTATGGTTTGTAATCTGCTTTCATCCCATCATAAAAAACAGTTATAAACTTCAAAACTAGTGTCAAACAAGGATCCAAACAAAACTGTTAGTTATGAGAATATGACTTAAACAAACCAATGCACGAAACAGGAATTTATTCAATGTCTTGCCCAAAATTTGACCTTgatacttaatttagttcagaACTTGAAGATACAACAAATCTTGCTCGTATTTTAACTGCAAATATTTCCGCATTCTGGACGCAGACttaattagaaaataaacactgtgTACTGATAAAAGGGTCTGGACACATTGGTGCACATGAGAAATCCAAAGTCATCTGATCTGACAAGTCTTCTGATCTGTTCATCAAGGTGCTCTTGAGGTTGCTACTGTTTGTCCTGTCAGCTTTCAGCAGTAGGCTGACATGCTGTTGACAGTCCTCAAAGACCTGGCAAAGACAGACCAGGTGCTACGGCACAGCATGTGCTTCTGTGCAAACGGACATTCTCACAGATCACCAAGAGGCCTTCATAAATAGACTGAAAATATCATTATGATAATGTACATACTGCATAATCTATCATGTCAATTCTATGATGCAGACGTGCAGAAGCAGTGCCAAAATGCAGACCTAACAGCGAACTTTGTTGCCACATTCAGTCAATtgccttttttctcttccccgcACCGCCCCTAAGACCCCATAGACTGGAACGTGGGGAATGTCCAGAAGTGGATGCTGTGGACGGAGCACCTCTACAGACTGCCTCAGGTGGGGAAGGCTTTCCAGGACCTCAACGGCAAGGACCTGTGCGCCATGAGCGAGGAGGACTTCAGGCAGAGGAACATGCAGTGCGGGGACGTGCTCTACGCCCACCTGGACATCTGGAAATCCGGTACGCTCGCTCACGGGCCGCCAGAGAATCCCGAACGGgtggttatgtaaatgaggctCTGAACCGAGGCCAAGCACTCGCTGGAGAAAGACTTCGCTGAAATATGGGCTAGCGTTGTGGTCTCATGTTCGCAACATGCTGAACCTTATTCAACCTTATTGTGTGTGCTACCCATTGAAActacatagatacacactcatCCATGACGAGATGTGCTGCAATTCTAGCAGCACAAATATTGCGATCAACACCTGGATGTGATCAACATCTATCTAAAATGTTGACTTGATAATAAATCTGTGCATTCTTCATAGATTGGCGAGTTCACCTATCGCCAAAACTAATTTaccaaactgtttgtgaagaaaaaagtaaacgctgaatttatttgcaatgcaaacaTAAGGACAACTGATTAAATCCTGGTATAGAAGTTTTACTTTTGTGGTTGTTATGGCAACAGTTTTGTCAGGGACTAGGATTAAGAGATGCCTGTGAAATCTTAACAAATTGGAGCATATGAATGAAATGAGAGTAGGAAGAAAATGGTCAAAATATTGTAAAGAAGTGTTCTGGGAATTACTCAAAGATAATGAGAAAAAGTTAATCGCAAAAAAGTTTTGCATGCCAATTGGGCGTCATGATGTCCATATTAATGTTGCTAAGAGACTATCAGTGGAAAACATGATAAGATGAAAACATACATAGCTGGTTCTATATTGTAGCCTATAACTTGCTGGTGGTTTGAGAACCTAAACAGCTTTTGGTCTAAACCACAATCCAAGCATCCTGACTTTGGATGATGCAATATTTAAGTTCACTCGTATGTTTCAAGAAATTCTGAACCCACTGAAGAAAAAAGTTAGTAAAGTTTGAATATGAACTGCCCTAAATGCATACAACATAACTGTataaaaatcttaaaataaaaacgctccgtaaaacaatgaattcaaccaacaaaataataatagcatatAATTTTCCACCTGATTTCTGTCTCCTTTGCTCAGCTGCATGGATGAAGGAACGGTGCTCTCCAGGAGACAGCAAGTTTACAGGTAACGTCTCTCCCTTTTCTCACTCAAAAATCTCACACAGAGAACAAGGGCAGCAAACTGTAGGGGGAATACAGCTCTGTACTTCAACCTGTCTGTTCAAGCTGACAACACACTCGCAGATCCAGATTTTCGACTAAACATGACACCAAGCaaaatgtcatgtaatcacATAATGCTCGTCAGTCAGTAATTTTACTGGTGTCAacaggttaataataataataataataagacatcatcatcaccatcatctttATTCACAAAACCTCATATAAAAAGTCAGAACAGGttgaagtatttcaaatatttgtatGACCCTGATCTGAGCTACTCTGTTGCAACGGTGCATCTTACAATGGCGCGTGTAAATCAAAAGAATGCAGATTTTTCCGCCGACTCTGACAGgacctctcttcctctgcttgGTCCCTAGGTGGGGAGGAGCCGTGGTCGGAGGCAGACTCCTTCTGTTCCGGGCAGCCCATCCACCTGTGGCAGTTCCTTCGGGAGCTCCTGCTCAAGCCGCACAGCTACGGCCGCTGCATCCGCTGGCTCAACAAGGAGAAAGGTGAGCGTCTGGAGACGTGGGGCGGGGACAGGCAGGGCTCTTCGGGGGGGCATCCAGCTAAGGCAGTCactgttagtgcagtgatgcCCCTTACCGTCCATGTGTGATCCTCAGAGTGCTGACTTTCCCCAGTAATCCTGAAGAGTGGCTTGCAACTGGCCATTGCATGTGTGAGGTCCTCAGATTTCACATAGAAATGCCTACTGCAGCTGCAACTGCTCTGCAATTTTCCAGAACacttattattatcattactaataataataataataataataataataataataataacaataaagaagTTTAATGAAGATTGTGGATGCCTCCCCCACTCAGGCATCTTCAAAATCGAAGACTCAGCTCACGTGGCGAGGCTCTGGGGCATCAGGAAAAACCGTCCAGCCATGAACTACGACAAGCTGAGCCGGTCCATTCGCCAGTACTACAAGAAGGGAATCATCCGGAAGCCTGACGTGTCGCAGAGACTGGTCTACCAGTTCGTCCATCCAGTATGAAGAGGCGGTGGGAAGGGTTGGTAAGAGAGGAAAGTGAGGGATGAAAGGAACTGGAGCAAGAGCCTGTATAGACTGTAGCAGGCGTCATACACCTCCAAGTCCTGGCCATCGAGTTGGACTGGATTTGAACAAGCTTACTGACCAAAACTCTCAGACTTCTCTCTCAACACTGAAAACTCCAGTcagaaaatgggggaaaaaacaaccaGATTTCTGGAGCCACTTCACAGCACTACTGCAGTTGAGGAACCCAGTCCTGCAGAAAGCAGGCCATACACTCCTTTTCTTAGCGCCATTTTATAATCAGAGAATGAAGTATGTTCTCTCTACCCCAATGAAGACGCAAATACATGAACTGCATTCGTTAAAAACTTATGTAAACTGCCTTATTTCCCAATACGCATCATCTGCCTGTTCCTGTTCATGTTATAGGGATTCTACATTATTAGTTTGGTGATTAGCATGTAGGGTTCTTGTCTTTTGGTTTTCAATAATGTTCCATATTACAGAGCtctattttttataaatta encodes:
- the LOC118208024 gene encoding SAM pointed domain-containing Ets transcription factor-like isoform X1, which translates into the protein MSAALTMGSPDRGEVASSLHPPRIGFAETPLTSLERDGWEAEDTKPPRDLAGAPERGLPGLYLSCFDMLVTEDAAWLLKVSDTAPPSPGPRPEQCPVIDSQGLGLSLGLDGQMEERSLEQVQSMVVGEVLKDIETACKLLNITPDPIDWNVGNVQKWMLWTEHLYRLPQVGKAFQDLNGKDLCAMSEEDFRQRNMQCGDVLYAHLDIWKSAAWMKERCSPGDSKFTGGEEPWSEADSFCSGQPIHLWQFLRELLLKPHSYGRCIRWLNKEKGIFKIEDSAHVARLWGIRKNRPAMNYDKLSRSIRQYYKKGIIRKPDVSQRLVYQFVHPV
- the LOC118208024 gene encoding SAM pointed domain-containing Ets transcription factor-like isoform X2, encoding MGSPDRGEVASSLHPPRIGFAETPLTSLERDGWEAEDTKPPRDLAGAPERGLPGLYLSCFDMLVTEDAAWLLKVSDTAPPSPGPRPEQCPVIDSQGLGLSLGLDGQMEERSLEQVQSMVVGEVLKDIETACKLLNITPDPIDWNVGNVQKWMLWTEHLYRLPQVGKAFQDLNGKDLCAMSEEDFRQRNMQCGDVLYAHLDIWKSAAWMKERCSPGDSKFTGGEEPWSEADSFCSGQPIHLWQFLRELLLKPHSYGRCIRWLNKEKGIFKIEDSAHVARLWGIRKNRPAMNYDKLSRSIRQYYKKGIIRKPDVSQRLVYQFVHPV